Proteins co-encoded in one Cygnus olor isolate bCygOlo1 chromosome 6, bCygOlo1.pri.v2, whole genome shotgun sequence genomic window:
- the SPEG gene encoding LOW QUALITY PROTEIN: striated muscle preferentially expressed protein kinase (The sequence of the model RefSeq protein was modified relative to this genomic sequence to represent the inferred CDS: inserted 2 bases in 1 codon; deleted 2 bases in 1 codon) produces the protein MHRARARGGMSGAGGEPGRPMGRAGAAPPSPGIPPKRAKVTAEQGVAEGGPARLAAPAFVRKLKNAAIGTGCDIRLRVVAVGNPRPSLRWYRNEEQLAPRGEEYGTLWIRDSKKEDAGVYTCIAENERGEAMTSAVLAIIDMEDSETGEDEPSDPQVTQRSELQDETAFSTPTGGSDTLVDASMNTTPTSVLALSQAEERSSWSGSQQTVVEKEPDASLRTGTLPAPQCLAAAGNPRQANAPAPRGAEVRHLGVEPLVRASRANLVGTSWGSEDSLSVASDPYGSAFSLYRGRALSLHVSIPQGGYRRDDPHSGPVSPKPGAEPPRSPAALPLTTKPPIIRSPSPRPGACPLPPSGAAPQPAARSPGVPSCTPVTPRKKSSVPTEYQDTVPEEYEEKIKKPKSSGYSQGSTQDSRPPTPMSDASGRVSVRASPKLVRAGSRIFERLQYFEERRRSLEQADSPFPARPWLPLRKTRSFDQPGSETRRPGTPGGWRDEAGGSSAASRRLAFRQKAASFDERGKFAGRVQDIEHKFSEELTRIKRTVSKQQLRRSQELGKARVPSPQPASEPPAARAPCTPSLPSTGGRKVQPPKASPAAESTHVIQHLALSSVALVGPNGEPEPGGQRGRKAPARGGAAEEARKGAQQEGVGEVRKKEQWPLAQATPQGRTALSHGGAAEGTPCPDGGPAGAARAPGAASEGLAARLAVPHGLYRRPEAPTEVRFLPWAKPGMEQEARLERSWAGQHGAGKEAERRQAKVAEKKESVRTAAQEGRSTRSKGKGRRARPTSPELESSDDSYVSAGEDPLEAPVFEIPIQDTAVAVGAEVLLKCIVTANPQPEVSWRKDGVPLRSSTARPIKAEGERHTLLVRSARVADAGLYTVTAANEVGATCCSAILSVRPAPAVERHGNLAPPLGQASPITSDEEYLSPLEEFPEAGTPQHRPAMKLQPRAEHGAAHGSPESSFKAAPTFEVALSDQSVLEGQDVSMSVRVRGEPKPIIYWLRNRQPVKYGRRHHAEEAEGARGLFTLHILAAERTDTGFYTCKAVNEYGTKQCEAKLEVRARPECQSLAVVVPLQDVVVGAGELALFECLVAGPPDMDVDWLSRGRLLQPALLKCKMHFDGRKCKLLLTSVHEDDSGIYTCKLSTAKDELTCSARLTVKPSVQPLFTRKLEDVDVVEGRTARFDCMVSGTPPPAVTWTHFGQPVQEGENVRIQRDGGLHSLVIVHVGSEDEGHYVVTARNAHGHVECSAELYVEEPRPSAASQISKLEKMPSIPEEPEQAETEAECFTMPDFLKPLHNLEVVESKEAVLECQVAGLPYPSITWFHNGTRIDSTDDRKMMQYKDIHRLVFTAVSHAHAGVYKSVIANKVGKATCYAHLYVTDVVPTPPDGPPTVALVTGRAITLTWNKPKWLDTAIDPSSVTYVVQMQVLGTTQWVVLVSGVRDTTYTVHGLTKGAQYLFRVITSTPKTNSKPSPLVGPVQLLDRGPYLEEAPVILDKPDVVYVVEGQPASVTITINHVEATVTWKRGGQVLGEQDGTCEVTMPDDDQHCLRLLRVGRGAAGPLACEVSNRHGSARCTLRLHLAEAPRFESIMEDIDAQEGETPRFAVVVEGKPLPDIMWYKDGELLEESSHLSFVYEDNECSLVVLGAAEPDSGVYTCTARNLAGEVSCKAELVVRSAQPAADASMEEDALHKARRLTDYYDVHEEIGRGAFSYLRRVTEKSSRLDFAAKFVPGRTKAKQSARRELHILSQLDHERIVFFHDAFEKKNAVIMVMELCAEDELLDRMARKPSVCESEVRSYMRQILEGICYLHQHHVLHLDIKPENLLMADSSSEQVRICDFGNAQELTPDEPQYCKYGTPEFVGPEIVNQSPVSSVTDVWPVGVIAYLCLTGISPFVGENDKTTLMNIRNYNVAFEERMFQGLTREAKGFVIKVLVNDRLRPNAEQTLEHPWFKTLAKGKVISTDHLKLFLSRRKWQRSQISYKCNMVLRPIPELLEDTSNHLSIAVPRHLKESPALSSSSDSDDLDELPFIPMPHQVEFSGSRMSLNEIPTDDEAPGPPEGPRQEVAMPGDGSAMEWQSEGAGKPGVALGKRPRAAGPRRPCAEAEGPGSSDEEAPEAQKRTEYPRKAMRKGSSLESPESARRGELKRGSSADSALLLGQPPGAEEGAEAGREPRRALAKAASMELPRRRGXGEEEHAQRLELMRQRLLRSGPTDGKVSGLRGPLLETLGVSPDKKGLRPPRVEQLAPAGPRLVRAASSEAASSQLLPPERVLQKSSSFSQGDAEPVVRHRRSGAPLEIPVAHAEAQRLKESPSLSALSDARPQALEATLPRPPTAKAAQEKRRVPEERGQPPAKASTTTAGKKPAASGQEEKVTTKAEATRAGGAAGEGAARARAATPQQPAVPGARAPKTSSYAEVMQAMGATQGGEPATEEAPQPPAAVPAPAPAEPPTPAPVEKKEMKASGSSSSLLIEDIDSEEVFEAKFKRSRESSLSRGLKLLTRSRSEDRHLASPAAHDEGIYRPTPAGVPLELRRSQPDGLAEKSKSSGLAEKSKSVQDLHEVQKDSGFLRRMSVLLKRTPPAERRKSKGEEGGGETPTRGRRFSWSLGLGSSKERRDSESLKSEPGGGGESESPVVAVRRKISATMERVSSRLRSLSDERPEDEEPGEPGQRRPSLLRRSISEGDSLRRVGVAAQDQVGPPPAPAPSSESLRSEGSTRSSASAKGEGQKRSRWERWGLSRAKKEKMASQPSIPSSLLREEGSAASRQHAPSESDFPPVFHIKLKDQVLLEGDALTLCCLPAGSPTPRIIWMKDKRSLQPDNALNIVSCKDGRQMLTISKVSRKDAGLYECAAANTLGTAISSCTLAVARLPGRPGTPEIAQKYKNTVLVLWKPAESKAPCTYTLECRLEGEHEWKLVSTGIADCYFNVTELPPGSAPKFRVACVNKAGQGPFSTPSGKVHLEAADSRAAPAKDVTVPVPDKVASSRSTQTPQAQLEPPAAGLPPTTPPRKHKAALQKPERPPQAGVPGGPRPDPELPPNITVCEPPELVFTPPRTAAVPQASSPARGSPTAPTDTSTPTSPTQGSPQPRAPSPSKSTPVPPASTTSNAAPPRKMPPYMVTSFVSMPPTSPPAQEAPTPAPSSKEPPADSGAPDGTALRQGIPQKPYTFLDEKARGRFGVIRLCKENATGKHFIAKIVPYEAERKQSVLQEYEILKALHHERIMALHEAYITPRYLVLICENCAGKEILYSIVDRFRYSEDDVVSYVLQLLQGLEYLHGRRIVHLDIKPDNVVVSGMNALKIIDFGSAQTYNPLVLRQLGRRVGTLEYMSPEVVKGDPVGSAADVWGVGVLTYIMLSGRSPFFELDPIETENRILAGRFDAFKLYPNVSQSAALFIRKVLTVHPWSRPTVKDCFANAWLQDAYLMKLRRQTLTFTTNRLKEFLVEHQRRRGEAVTKHKVLLRSYQGGQPPGPQ, from the exons actCGGAGACCGGCGAGGATGAGCCCAGCGACCCCCAGGTGACGCAGCGCAGCGAGCTGCAGGATGAGACGGCCTTCAGCACCCCCACGG GTGGGTCCGACACCCTGGTGGACGCCTCCATGAACACGACGCCGACCTCGGTGCTGGCCCTGTCGCAGGCGGAGGAGCGCTCCAGCTGGTCGGGCAGCCAGCAGACCGTGGTGGAGAAGGAGCCGGATGCCAGCCTC CGCACGGGGACCCTACCTGCGCCCCAGTGCCTGGCAGCCGCAGGGAACCCAAGGCAAGCAAACGCGCCGGCCCCGCGCGGCGCCGAGGTCCGGCACCTGGGCGTGGAGCCGCTGGTGCGGGCATCACGGGCTAATCTGGTGGGCACAAGCTGGGGGTCGGAGGATAGCCTCTCGGTGGCCAGCGACCCGTACGGCAGCGCCTTCAGCCTGTACCGAGGACGGGCGCTCTCGCTCCACGT CAGCATCCCCCAGGGGGGCTACCGGAGGGATGACCCCCACAGCGGCCCCGTCTCTCCGAAGCCCGGCGCTGAGCCCCCGCGGTCCCCCGCTGCCCTGCCGCTGACCACCAAGCCACCCATCATCCGCTCGCCATCACCTCGACCCGGCGCGTGCCCGCTGCCGCCCTCCGGCGCCGCCCCCCAGccggccgcccgcagccccggcgTCCCCTCCTGCACGCCCGTCACCCCCCGCAAGAAGTCCTCGGTGCCGACCGAGTACCAGGACACTGTCCCCGAGGAGTACGAGGAGAAGATCAAGAAGCCCAAGTCCTCGGGGTACTCGCAGGGCAGCACGCAGGACTCCCGTCCCCCGACGCCCATGAGCGACGCGTCCGGCCGCGTCTCCGTCCGAGCGTCGCCCAAGCTGGTGCGCGCCGGCTCCAGGATCTTCGAGCGGCTGCAGTACTTCGAGGAGCGCCGGAGGAGCCTGGAGCAGGCGGACAGCCCCTTCCCCGCCCGGCCCTGGCTGCCCCTGCGCAAGACGCGCTCCTTCGACCAGCCCGGCTCGGAGACGCGGCGGCCGGGCACGCCGGGGGGCTGGCGGGACGAGGCGGGGGGCAGCAGCGCGGCGAGCCGGCGCCTGGCCTTCCGGCAGAAAGCCGCCTCCTTCGACGAGCGGGGCAAATTCGCCGGGCGCGTGCAGGACATCGAGCACAAGTTCTCGGAGGAGCTGACCCGCATCAAGAGGACGGTGTCCAAGCAGCAGCTGCGGCGCTCGCAGGAGCTGGGCAAAGCCCGGGTGCCCTCGCCCCAGCCGGCCAgcgagccccccgccgcccgcgcccccTGCACCCCCTCCTTGCCAAGCACCGGCGGGCGCAAGGTGCAGCCGCCCAAGGCCTCTCCAGCAGCGGAGAGCACGCACGTCATCCAGCACCTGGCCCTCTCTAGCGTGGCGCTGGTGGGGCCCAACGGGGAGCCGGagccgggggggcagcgggggcggAAAGCCccggcgcggggcggcgcggcggagGAGGCGAGGAAGGGTGCGCAGCAAGAAGGCGTTGGGGAAGTGAGGAAGAAGGAGCAGTGGCCGTTGGCACAAGCCACCCCGCAGGGGCGGACAGCCCTGTCCCACGGGGGTGCCGCCGAAGGGACCCCGTGCCCGGACGGGGGCCCCGCCGGTGCAGCCAGGGCCCCCGGGGCGGCGAGCGAGGGCCTGGCCGCCAGGCTGGCCGTGCCCCATGGGCTGTACCGGAGGCCAGAGGCGCCCACGGAGGTGCGGTTCCTGCCCTGGGCGAAGCcggggatggagcaggaggcccggctggagaggagctgggcagggcagcacggCGCAGGCAAGGAGGCGGAGAGAAGGCAGGCGAAAgtggcagagaagaaagagagcGTTCGGACAGCAGCtcaggagggcaggagcacGCGGAGCAAGGGGAAGGGGCGCCGAGCCCGGCCCACCTCTCCAGAGCTAG AGTCCTCCGACGACTCCTACGTCTCGGCAGGTGAGGACCCCCTGGAAGCGCCCGTCTTCGAGATCCCCATCCAGGACACGGCGGTGGCCGTGGGGGCGGAGGTGCTGCTCAAGTGCATCGTCACGGCCAACCCCCAGCCAGAAG TGTCCTGGAGGAAGGACGGGGTGCCGCTGCGGAGCAGCACGGCGCGCCCCATCAAGGCGGAGGGCGAGCGTCACACCTTGCTGGTGCGGAGCGCGCGGGTGGCCGACGCCGGCCTCTACACGGTGACCGCGGCCAACGAGGTGGGCGCCACGTGCTGCAGTGCCATCCTCAGCGTGCGGCCCG CCCCCGCTGTGGAGCGGCATGGGAACTTGGCACCCCCCCTCGGCCAGGCCAGCCCCATCACGTCGGACGAGGAGTACCTGAGCCCGCTGGAGGAGTTCCCCGAGGCCGGGACCCCCCAGCACCGACCGGCCATGAAGCTGCAGCCTCGAGCGGAGCACGGGGCTGCCCACGGCTCCCCGGAGAGCAGCTTCAAGGCTGCGCCCACCTTTGAG GTGGCCCTGTCGGACCAGTCGGTGCTGGAGGGGCAGGATGTCAGCATGAGCGTCCGCGTCCGCGGGGAGCCCAAGCCCATCATCTACTG GCTGCGGAACCGGCAGCCGGTGAAGTATGGCCGGCGGCACCACGCGGAGGAGGCGGAGGGGGCCCGGGGGCTCTTCACGCTGCACATCCTGGCGGCGGAGCGCACCGACACCGGCTTCTACACCTGCAAGGCTGTCAACGAGTACGGCACCAAGCAGTGCGAGGCCAAGCTGGAGGTCAGAG CTCGCCCCGAGTGCCAGTCCCTGGCCGTGGTGGTTCCCCTGCAGGACGTGGTGGTCGGGGCGGGGGAGCTGGCGCTCTTTGAGTGCCTGGTGGCTGGCCCGCCAGACATGGACGTGGACTGGTTGTCGCGGGGCCGGCTGCTCCAGCCCGCCCTGCTCAAATGCAAGATGCACTTTGACGGGCGCAAGTGCAAGCTGCTGCTCACCTCCGTGCACGAGGACGACAGCGGCATCTACACCTGCAAGCTCAGCACGGCCAAAG ACGAGCTGACCTGCAGCGCCCGGCTGACGGTGAAGCCCTCGGTGCAGCCGCTCTTCACCCGCAAGCTGGAGGACGTGGACGTGGTGGAAGGGCGGACGGCACGCTTCGACTGCATGGTCAGCGGGACGCCCCCGCCGGCGGTCACCTGGACCCACTTCG GCCAGCCGGTACAGGAAGGGGAGAACGTGAGGATCCAGCGGGACGGGGGGCTGCACTCCCTGGTCATCGTGCACGTGGGCAGTGAGGACGAGGGGCACTACGTGGTGACCGCCAGGAACGCCCACGGCCACGTGGAGTGCTCCGCCGAGCTCTACGTGGAGGAGCCACGGCCGTCTGCTGCCTCCCAGAT CTCCAAGCTGGAGAAGATGCCGTCCATCCCGGAGGAACCGGAGCAGGCGGAGACCGAGGCGGAGTGCTTCACCATGCCCGACTTCCTGAAGCCTCTGCACAAcctggaggtggtggagtcgAAGGAGGCGGTGCTGGAGTGCCAGGTGGCTGGGCTGCCCTACCCCTCCATCACCTGGTTCCACAACGGCACCCGCATCGACAGCACCGACGACCGCAAGATGATGCAGT ACAAGGACATCCATCGCCTGGTGTTCACGGCCGTCAGCCACGCGCATGCCGGCGTCTACAAAAGCGTCATTGCCAACAAAGTCGGGAAGGCCACCTGCTACGCGCACCTCTACGTCACGG ACGTGGTGCCCACGCCCCCCGACGGGCCCCCCACGGTGGCCTTGGTGACCGGCCGGGCCATCACGCTGACGTGGAACAAGCCCAAGTGGCTGGACACTGCCATAG ACCCCAGCTCGGTGACCTACGTGGTGCAAATGCAAGTGCTGGGCACGACGCAGTGGGTGGTGCTGGTGAGCGGCGTGCGGGACACCACCTACACGGTGCACGGGCTCACCAAGGGGGCCCAGTACCTCTTCCGTGTCATCACCTCCACCCCCAAGACCAACAGCAAGCCGTCCCCGCTCGTGGGGCCCGTGCAGCTCCTGGATCGGG GTCCCTACCTGGAGGAGGCCCCGGTCATCCTGGACAAGCCAGACGTGGTGTACGTGGTGGAGGGCCAGCCGGCCTCCGTCACCATCACCATCAACCACGTGGAGGCCACCGTCACCTGGAAGAG GGGCGGgcaggtgctgggggagcaggaCGGCACGTGCGAGGTGACGATGCCGGACGACGACCAGCACTGCCTGCGGCTGCTGCGCGTGggccggggggccgcggggccgctgGCCTGCGAGGTGAGCAACCGCCACGGCTCTGCCCGCTGCACCCTCCGCCTCCACCTCGCAG AGGCGCCGCGGTTTGAGTCCATCATGGAGGACATCGATGCTCAGGAAGGGGAGACGCCGCGCTTCGCCGTGGTGGTGGAGGGGAAGCCGCTGCCGGACATCATGTGGTACAAG GacggggagctgctggaggagagcagccaCCTGAGCTTTGTCTACGAGGACAACGAGTGCTCCCTGGTGGTGCTGGGCGCCGCCGAGCCCGACAGCGGGGTCTACACCTGCACAGCCAGGAACCTGGCCGGGGAGGTGTCCTGCAAGGCGGAGCTGGTGGTGCGCTCAG cccagcccgcgGCCGATGCCAGCATGGAGGAGGATGCGCTGCACAAGGCGCGACGCCTGACCGACTACTACGACGTGCACGAGGAGATCGGGAG GGGGGCTTTCTCCTACCTGCGGAGAGTGACGGAGAAGAGCAGCCGGCTGGACTTCGCCGCCAAGTTCGTCCCCGGCAGGACCAAGGCCAAGCAGTCGGCACGCCGGGAGCTGCACATCCTCTCGCAGCTGGACCACGAGCGCATCGTCTTCTTCCACGACGCCTTCGAGAAGAAGAACGCCGTCATCATGGTGATGGAGCT CTGTGCCGAAGACGAGCTGCTGGACAGGATGGCGAGGAAGCCCTCGGTGTGCGAGTCTGAG GTCCGCTCCTACATGCGGCAGATCCTGGAGGGGATCTGCTACCTGCACCAGCACCACGTCCTGCACCTGGACATCAAA CCAGAAAACCTCCTGATGGCGGATTCGAGCAGCGAGCAGGTCCGCATCTGCGACTTCGGCAACGCGCAGGAGCTGACGCCCGACGAGCCGCAGTACTGCAAGTACGGCACCCCCGAGTTCGTGGGCCCCGAGATCGTCAACCAGAGCCCCGTCTCCAGCGTCACCGACGTCTG gCCTGTGGGGGTCATCGCCTACCTGTG CCTCACAGGGATCTCCCCCTTCGTGGGTGAGAACGACAAGACGACGCTGATGAACATCCGCAACTACAACGTGGCCTTCGAGGAGAGGATGTTCCAGGGGCTCACCCGGGAGGCCAAGGGTTTTGTCATCAAAGTGCTGGTCAACGACAGGCT GAGACCCAACGCGGAGCAGACCCTGGAGCACCCCTGGTTCAAG ACGCTGGCCAAGGGGAAGGTCATCAGCACTGACCACCTGAAGCTCTTCCTCTCCCGTCGGAAATGGCAG CGCTCGCAGATCAGCTACAAGTGCAACATGGTGCTGCGTCCCATcccggagctgctggaggacacCTCCAACCACCTCTCCATCGCCGTGCCCCGGCACCTCAAGGAGTCCCCGGCGCTGTCGTCCTCCTCGGACTCCGATGACCTGGACGAGCTGCCCTTCATCCCCATGCCGCACCAGGTGGAGTTCTCTGGCTCCCGCATGTCCCTCAACGAGATCCCCACGGACGACGAGGCACCGGGGCCGCCCGAGGGCCCGAGGCAGGAGGTGGCCATGCCAGGGGATGGCTCCGCTATGGAGTGGCAGAGCGAGGGCGCGGGGAAGCctggggtggccctggggaaGAGGCCAAGGGCCGCAGGGCCACGGCGGCCGTGCGCAGAGGCAGAGGGACCCGGCTCCTCCGACGAGGAAGCCCCCGAGGCCCAGAAGCGGACGGAGTACCCCCGCAAAGCCATGAGGAAGGGCTCCAGCCTGGAGTCCCCGGAGAGCGCCCGCAGGGGCGAGCTGAAGCGGGGCAGCTCAGCCGACAgcgccctgctgctggggcagcccccaggggcCGAGGAGGGGGCCGAGGCGGGCCGGGAGCCCCGCCGAGCCCTGGCCAAGGCGGCCTCCATGGAGCTGCCGCGGCGCCgggg gggcgaggaggagCACGCCCAGCGCCTGGAGCTGATGCGCCAGCGCCTGCTGCGGAGCGGCCCCACCGACGGCAAGGTCAGCGGCTTGCGGGGTCCCCTCCTGGAGACGCTGGGGGTCAGCCCCGACAAGAAGGGGCTGCGGCCGCCCCGCGTGGAGCAGCTGGCGCCGGCGGGGCCAAGGCTGGTGCGGGCGGCCTCCAGCGAGGCCGCCTCGTCGCAGCTTCTGCCTCCTGAGCGCGtcctgcagaagagcagctcCTTCAGCCAGGGCGACGCCGAGCCCGTCGTCCGGCACCGCCGCTCCGGTGCGCCCCTGGAGATCCCGGTGGCCCACGCGGAGGCCCAGCGGCTCAAGGAGTCCCCATCGCTCTCGGCGCTCTCTGACGCCCGGCCCCAGGCGCTGGAGGCCACCTTACCCAGGCCCCCCACGGCCAAGGCTGCCCAAGAGAAGAGGCGAGTCCCCGAGGAGCGGGGCCAGCCCCCCGCCAAAGCATCCACCACCACTGCAGGGAAGAAGCCAGCAGCctcagggcaggaggagaaggtgaCCACCAAGGCCGAAGCCACCAGAGCCGgtggggcagctggggagggggctgccagGGCGAGAGCAGCCACCCCGCAGCAGCCCGCAGTCCCCGGCGCCCGGGCCCCCAAGACGTCCTCCTACGCTGAGGTCATGCAAGCCATGGGAGCCACGCAAGGTGGGGAGCCGGCCACCGAGGaggccccacagcccccagccgctgtccctgcccctgcccctgccgaGCCCCCCACGCCGGCACCGGTGGagaagaaggagatgaaggCCAGcggctcctccagctccctgctcatcGAGGACATCGACTCGGAGGAGGTCTTCGAGGCCAAGTTCAAGCGGAGCCGCGAGTCGTCGCTCAGCCGCGGGCTGAAGCTCCTCACGCGCTCCCGCTCCGAGGACCGGCACTTGGCCAGCCCCGCGGCCCACGACGAGGGCATCTACCGGCCCACACCGGCCGGCGTGCCCCTGGAGCTGCGCAGGAGCCAGCCTGACGGCTTGGCGGAGAAGTCCAAGTCCAGCGGCTTGGCGGAGAAGTCCAAGTCCGTGCAGGACCTGCACGAGGTGCAGAAGGACAGCGGCTTCCTCCGCAGGATGTCCGTGCTCCTCAAGCGCACGCCGCCTGCcgagaggaggaagagcaagggggaggaagggggcgGCGAGACCCCGACCCGCGGGCGCCGCTTCTCCTGGagcctgggcctgggcagcTCCAAGGAGCGGAGGGACTCGGAGAGCCTCAAGTCGgagccggggggcggcggggagagcGAGTCGCCGGTGGTGGCGGTGCGCAGGAAGATCAGCGCCACCATGGAGCGCGTGTCCTCGCGGCTCCGCAGCCTGTCGGACGAGCGGCCGGAGGACGAGGAGCCGGGGGAGCCCGGGCAGCGGCGGCCCTCCCTGCTGCGCCGCTCCATTTCGGAGGGCGACAGCCTGCGGCGGGTGGGCGTCGCGGCGCAGGACCAGGTGGGCCCACCCCCGGCACCGGCGCCCTCCTCCGAGTCCCTGCGCTCGGAGGGCAGCACCCGCTCCTCCGCCTCCGCCAAAG GTGAGGGGCAGAAGCGGTCACGCTGGGAGCGCTGGGGGCTGTCCCGGGCTAAGAAGGAGAAGATGGCCTCGCAGCCCAGCATCCCCTCCAGCCTGCTGCGGGAGGAGGGCTCGGCGGCCAGCCGGCAGCATGCGCCCAGCGAGTCGG ACTTCCCCCCCGTTTTCCACATCAAGCTGAAGGaccaggtgctgctggagggcGACGCGCTGaccctctgctgcctgcccgcCGGCAGCCCGACCCCCAGGATCATCTGGATGAAAG ACAAGCGCTCGCTGCAGCCGGACAACGCGCTGAACATCGTCTCCTGCAAGGACGGCCGCCAGATGCTCACCATCTCCAAGGTCTCCAGGAAGGATGCGGGGCTGTATGAGTGCGCAGCCGCCAACACCCTGGGCACAGCCATCAGCTCCTGCACGCTGGCTGTGGCAC GGCTCCCCGGGCGGCCGGGCACCCCGGAGATTGCCCAGAAGTACAAGAACACGGTGCTGGTGCTGTGGAAGCCTGCAGAGAGCAAAGCCCCCTGCACCTACACGCTGGAGTGCCGGCTGGAGG GGGAGCACGAGTGGAAGCTGGTCAGCACCGGCATCGCCGACTGCTACTTCAACGTGACGGAGCTGCCCCCCGGCAGCGCCCCCAAGTTTCGGGTGGCCTGTGTCAACAAGGCCGGGCAGGGGCCCTTCAGCACCCCGTCGGGCAAGGTGCACCTGGAGGCAGCAG ATTCCCGAGCTGCCCCGGCCAAGGACGTCACCGTCCCTGTCCCCGACAAGGTGGCCTCCAGCCGCTCGACCCAAACCCCCCAGGCACAGCTGGAGCccccggccgcggggctgccccccaCCACGCCGCCCCGCAAGCACAAGGCAGCGCTGCAGAAGCCCGAGCGGCCACCGCAGGCTGGCGTCCCCGGGGGGCCGCGGCCAGACCCCGAGCTGCCACCCAACATCACCGTCTGCGAGCCCCCAGAGCTGGTGTTCACCCCCCCTCGGACTGCCGCCGTGCCCCAGGCCAGCTCCCCTGCCCGGGGCTCCCCCACCGCTCCCACGGACACATCCACCCCCACCTCGCCCACCCagggctccccccagccccgggcacccTCCCCATCCAAATCCACCCCCGTTCCCCCGGCGTCGACCACCTCCAACGCTGCTCCCCCCAGGAAGATGCCCCCCTACATGGTCACCTCCTTCGTCTCCATGCCCCCCACCTCGCCCCCTGCCCAAGAGGCCCCCACCCCTGCCCCATCCTCCAAGGAGCCCCCGGCTGACAGCGGGGCCCCGGACGGCACGGCGTTGCGGCAGGGCATCCCCCAGAAGCCGTACACCTTCCTGGACGAGAAGGCGAG gggccGCTTCGGGGTGATCCGGCTGTGCAAGGAGAACGCCACGGGGAAGCACTTCATAGCCAAGATCGTGCCCTACGAGGCGGAGAGGAAGCAGAGCGTGCTGCAGGAGTACGAGATCCTGAAGGCGCTGCACCACGAGCGCATCATGGCCCTGCACGAGGCGTACATCACCCCCCGCTACCTGGTGCTCATCTGCGAGAACTGCGCCGGCAAGGAAATCCTCTACAGCATCGTGGACAG GTTTCGCTACTCGGAGGACGACGTGGTGAGCTacgtgctgcagctgctgcagggcctcGAGTACCTGCACGGCCGCCGCATCGTGCACCTCGACATCAAGCCCGACAACGTCGTCGTCTCGGGCATGAACGCCCTCAAGATCATCGATTTCGGCAGCGCCCAGACCTACAACCCCCTGGTGCTGCGGCAGCTGGGCCGGCGCGTGGGCACGCTGGAGTACATGT CGCCGGAGGTGGTGAAGGGCGACCCGGTGGGCTCTGCCGCGGATGTCTGGGGTGTCGGCGTCCTCACCTACATCAT gcTGAGCGGGCGGTCGCCGTTCTTCGAGCTGGACCCCATCGAGACGGAGAACCGCATCCTGGCGGGGCGCTTTGACGCCTTCAAGCTGTACCCCAACGTCTCGCAGAGCGCTGCCCTCTTCATCC